The following are encoded together in the Robertmurraya sp. FSL R5-0851 genome:
- a CDS encoding transketolase yields the protein MNYDPKNPEMPERDRLILSKGHCAEALFTIYQDMGMYTMDYMVDHFETLETAKFSMHPNRKYVDAIEASTGSLGHGMPIATGLALGARMSNENWRTFCIIGDGELQEGTNWEAFMTAGHYQLGNLVAIIDKNDLQMSGPTNLTNSIDPLDEKMRAFGWEVIEVNGNDMGEVCVALESLPPSDPHIRRKPICIISNTTKGKGVSFMENVVGWHAGVLNKEDLEKAIESIENTRKVR from the coding sequence ATGAATTATGATCCGAAAAATCCAGAAATGCCTGAACGTGACCGACTTATTTTAAGTAAAGGACATTGTGCAGAAGCACTATTTACCATTTATCAAGATATGGGTATGTACACAATGGATTATATGGTTGATCATTTTGAAACACTAGAGACAGCGAAATTCAGTATGCATCCAAATCGAAAATATGTGGATGCAATCGAAGCATCTACTGGTTCACTAGGTCATGGGATGCCAATAGCGACAGGATTGGCCCTTGGTGCAAGGATGTCAAATGAAAACTGGCGGACATTCTGTATTATCGGTGATGGTGAACTTCAAGAGGGAACGAACTGGGAAGCATTTATGACCGCAGGACATTATCAACTTGGTAATCTAGTAGCGATTATTGATAAAAATGACCTGCAAATGTCCGGTCCTACGAATCTAACAAATTCCATTGATCCACTGGATGAGAAAATGAGAGCGTTTGGCTGGGAAGTGATTGAGGTGAATGGAAATGATATGGGTGAAGTTTGTGTGGCGCTAGAATCACTTCCTCCATCTGATCCACATATTCGAAGAAAACCCATTTGTATTATCTCAAATACAACAAAGGGTAAAGGCGTATCGTTTATGGAAAATGTCGTAGGTTGGCATGCAGGGGTTTTGAACAAAGAAGATTTGGAAAAGGCAATAGAATCTATCGAAAACACAAGAAAGGTGAGATAA